The following coding sequences are from one Culex quinquefasciatus strain JHB chromosome 1, VPISU_Cqui_1.0_pri_paternal, whole genome shotgun sequence window:
- the LOC6032034 gene encoding spindle assembly abnormal protein 6 homolog, translated as MDSYFIDPQRRRGAKLIFPAHQLVVCTDSYGIRTQLKFNVVVEKMDLQNLIQIRLTESADQSKMFVSTIDNASYEQMRAEQSLHVTFQGFVDHLTKILERCKREELHMSLVKDDSVHLLQFFEKSSFKNLTHLFLQIQVASTETVLFHINLALQTLQDQAAGYAGQVAKYQSELTGRDDAIHRLQGEVRTLNGRLVEQENLVFNRNTEEVNRLQQTIKHVNESKELEEKRLKTIISGMQEKIDQQNKELLAGTEKIMHDSKRYEALREDNMKLKSHNNQLREEADRYKSDLQAYQSRDGRHESAIVELRRQLIDLQSKLKIAEKQKSELEAELEAERNICQTKKNALQLTADEISNANVMIANLNKEVMKLKSKVELRTEIAMRQEKLIQDKEKEYNELQGTVRQIQQEHIKNRAASEEYAQTVRRIKETSDAIEEKYRKKINDLIVKVSQNQNAEPVSVLNNQFPNRYLRPHNRIE; from the exons ATGGACAGCTACTTCATCGACCCGCAGCGCCGCCGCGGGGCCAAACTGATCTTCCCGGCGCACCAGCTGGTCGTTTGCACGGACAGCTACGGCATCCGGACGCAGCTCAAGTTCAACGTCGTGGTGGAAAAGATGGACCTGCAGAATCTGATT caaattcGCTTGACGGAGAGCGCCGACCAGTCGAAGATGTTTGTGAGTACGATCGACAACGCAAGCTACGAGCAGATGCGCGCCGAACAGTCGCTGCACGTTACGTTCCAGGGTTTTGTGGACCATTTGACCAAGATTCTGGAGCGGTGCAAGCGCGAGGAGCTGCACATGAGTCTGGTGAAGGATGACAGCGTGCACCTGTTGCAGTTTTTCGAGAAGAGCTCGTTTAAGAACTTGACGCACCTGTTTCTGCAGATTCAGGTGGCGTCGACGGAAACGGTGCTGTTTCACATCAATTTGGCGCTGCAAACGCTGCAGGATCAGGCAGCGGGGTACGCGGGCCAGGTGGCGAAGTACCAGTCGGAACTGACGGGGCGAGACGACGCGATTCACAGACTGCAGGGCGAGGTGAGGACGTTGAACGGGAGGTTGGTGGAGCAGGAGAATTTGGTTTTTAACAGGAATACGGAGGAGGTCAACCGGCTTCAGCAGACGATTAAGCATGTCAATGAGTCGAAGGAGCTGGAGGAGAAGCGGTTGAAGACGATTATTTCGGGGATGCAGGAGAAGATTGACCAGCAGAACAAGGAGTTGCTGGCGGGAACGGAGAAGATTAT GCACGATTCCAAGCGATATGAAGCCCTCCGGGAGGACAACATGAAGCTCAAGTCTCACAACAACCAGCTGCGCGAGGAAGCCGACCGGTACAAATCGGACCTCCAGGCCTATCAAAGTCGCGACGGAAGACACGAATCCGCGATCGTCGAGCTGCGCCGGCAGCTGATCGATCTGCAGAGCAAGCTAAAAATCGCCGAGAAGCAAAAGTCCGAGCTCGAGGCGGAGCTGGAGGCCGAACGGAACATTTGCCAGACCAAGAAGAACGCGCTCCAGCTGACGGCGGACGAAATTTCCAACGCCAACGTCATGATCGCAAACTTGAACAAGGAGGTGATGAAGCTCAAGAGCAAGGTTGAACTGCGCACGGAAATCGCGATGCGACAGGAGAAACTGATTCAGGACAAGGAAAAAGAGTACAACGAACTGCAGGGCACGGTGCGGCAAATCCAGCAGGAACACATCAAAAACAGGGCGGCCAGCGAAGAGTACGCGCAGACGGTTCGCCGGATCAAGGAAACTTCCGACGCGATCGAGGAGAAATATCGGAAAA AAATCAACGACCTGATCGTGAAGGTGTCCCAGAACCAGAACGCCGAACCGGTTTCCGTGCTGAATAATCAGTTCCCCAATCGATACCTTCGGCCACATAATCGGATAGAATAA